The Psychromonas sp. MME1 genome window below encodes:
- a CDS encoding fibronectin type III domain-containing protein, which yields MHNSPLSCKHLLLMILSLLLFSCVSSESDSSDQIIDQPLGEKLQLVISWYDNSDNESGYIVERRLAGEDAYDQAIFLPQDSDRYDDKTAFTGQTYCYQVSAYNQAGKSASDEVCIAI from the coding sequence ATGCATAATTCACCCCTATCATGTAAGCACTTATTATTAATGATCTTATCTTTACTGCTCTTTTCCTGTGTATCATCCGAATCGGACTCCAGTGATCAAATAATTGACCAACCGCTTGGTGAAAAACTTCAACTTGTTATCTCGTGGTATGATAATTCAGATAATGAATCAGGCTATATCGTCGAACGCCGCCTAGCAGGAGAAGATGCCTATGACCAAGCAATCTTCCTTCCTCAAGATAGCGACCGCTATGACGACAAAACGGCGTTCACTGGGCAGACATATTGCTATCAAGTTAGTGCATATAACCAAGCGGGTAAGTCCGCATCTGATGAAGTTTGCATTGCAATTTAA
- a CDS encoding DUF3373 family protein encodes MNKKLSLIAASLFIAFSTTVQADQAQDIADLKEQVRELQKKVGGNNLKLSADYRVTMDSIDYKMADGSKLHNHDLLANRLEIGMGYQPFDNLVFKGLLSYNKAFGQTGLNSDPYDPGMGDFDWVTNENLDDNSLKVKEVYMLYLGDSFLGNDQIPWTASIGRRPSTNGFLANIREGYDSAKSPLGHSINVEFDGLSLSAKLEKITGVAGMDAKICAGRGLSATSTPRFSVSGHDYTDTGATDNIDMIGFIITPYNDGQYDIKAQYYYATNMLDMGYDYSNPMAPQPTGFEQLGDLQNFTLSVQVNGVGEFINDFLDDTVLFASVSASQTLPDGGTSAGGNYGMLGSQEDEKGYSYWLGATIPGFLADDRFGFEFNHGSKYWRSFTYGEDTLIGSKIAARGDAYEAYYNLPIIGETLYLQFRYTYIDYKYSGSNGFFGNSGAPMTMQEANMMGMGGMVADTAQDFRAMIRYNY; translated from the coding sequence ATGAATAAAAAATTATCGCTAATCGCCGCCTCCTTATTCATTGCCTTTTCAACAACAGTTCAGGCTGATCAGGCGCAGGATATTGCAGACTTAAAAGAACAAGTGCGTGAATTACAAAAAAAAGTAGGTGGAAATAACCTTAAGCTAAGTGCTGATTATCGCGTTACGATGGACAGTATTGATTATAAGATGGCCGATGGCTCTAAACTACATAATCATGACCTTTTAGCTAATCGCTTAGAGATTGGTATGGGGTATCAGCCCTTTGATAACCTTGTTTTTAAAGGGTTACTCTCATATAACAAAGCATTTGGGCAAACAGGGCTTAATAGTGACCCCTACGATCCGGGAATGGGCGATTTTGATTGGGTTACTAACGAAAACTTAGATGATAATAGCCTTAAGGTGAAGGAGGTATATATGTTATATCTCGGTGATTCATTTTTAGGTAATGATCAAATACCTTGGACGGCGAGTATTGGTCGTCGCCCATCCACGAACGGCTTTCTTGCTAACATTCGAGAAGGTTATGACAGTGCAAAATCGCCACTTGGACATTCTATTAATGTCGAATTTGATGGCCTAAGTTTAAGTGCAAAACTTGAGAAAATAACGGGTGTTGCTGGTATGGATGCTAAAATCTGTGCTGGTCGAGGCTTGAGTGCGACGAGTACGCCACGATTTTCTGTCTCTGGACATGATTATACTGATACGGGAGCGACGGATAATATAGACATGATTGGCTTTATTATTACTCCCTATAATGATGGTCAATATGATATTAAAGCGCAATACTATTACGCCACCAATATGCTTGATATGGGCTACGATTATTCTAATCCTATGGCGCCTCAACCAACAGGCTTTGAGCAATTAGGTGATCTGCAAAATTTCACTTTATCTGTGCAAGTGAATGGTGTCGGTGAATTTATTAATGACTTTTTGGATGATACGGTTTTATTTGCATCGGTATCAGCCTCTCAGACATTACCCGATGGTGGTACATCCGCAGGTGGGAACTACGGAATGTTAGGGTCACAGGAGGATGAAAAAGGCTATTCCTATTGGCTTGGTGCAACAATACCTGGTTTTTTAGCTGATGATAGATTCGGTTTTGAATTCAATCACGGCTCTAAATATTGGCGTTCATTTACCTATGGCGAAGATACGTTAATTGGCTCTAAAATAGCAGCACGCGGTGATGCCTATGAAGCTTATTATAATTTGCCTATTATTGGTGAAACGCTCTATTTACAATTCCGTTATACCTATATTGATTATAAGTACTCCGGTAGTAATGGATTCTTTGGTAACAGTGGTGCTCCAATGACGATGCAAGAGGCGAATATGATGGGAATGGGAGGAATGGTGGCTGATACGGCACAAGATTTCCGCGCGATGATCCGTTACAACTATTAA
- a CDS encoding cytochrome b/b6 domain-containing protein: protein MSNLSGSKIVVLFKRFERFWHWAQALMIVLLLLSGLEMHGLFVLFGFGTAVETHNLIGFVWTGLVVLIYTWILTTGEWQQYFPTLKGVEGTLRFYLYGVFKGEKHPHHITPEDKFNPLQRLGYIAILFALLPLQVISGFAFYFFPDLRAAGVIEHVDLIAILHTFNAYALLSFVVIHLYMITFGEKLSTHIKAMITGKEKIEE from the coding sequence ATGAGTAATCTGTCTGGCAGTAAAATTGTGGTGCTTTTTAAGCGTTTTGAGCGATTTTGGCACTGGGCGCAAGCATTGATGATTGTGTTGTTATTGCTCTCAGGATTGGAAATGCATGGATTGTTTGTTTTATTTGGTTTTGGAACGGCGGTTGAGACACATAACCTCATTGGTTTTGTCTGGACGGGGCTCGTTGTCTTGATCTACACCTGGATTTTGACCACGGGTGAGTGGCAGCAATATTTTCCCACCTTAAAAGGGGTGGAAGGGACATTGCGTTTTTATCTATATGGTGTGTTTAAGGGAGAAAAACATCCGCATCATATAACGCCAGAAGATAAATTTAATCCGTTACAGCGTCTAGGTTACATTGCGATTTTATTCGCTCTGCTGCCGTTACAGGTTATTAGTGGCTTTGCTTTCTACTTTTTTCCCGATTTACGGGCGGCAGGCGTCATAGAACATGTCGATTTAATTGCTATTTTACACACCTTTAATGCCTATGCCTTGCTTAGTTTTGTAGTCATTCATCTTTATATGATCACCTTTGGAGAGAAGTTATCAACGCATATTAAGGCCATGATCACCGGTAAAGAAAAAATCGAAGAATAA
- a CDS encoding tetrathionate reductase family octaheme c-type cytochrome, giving the protein MSVMMQGKATAIIALLLLGWINTVLATDSDASAVDLNRTRMTADHSKFESLDQDFDYAPDVTEACLECHTEAAKQVHKTFHWKWAAKVDEQMVGKGKNGFNNYCVSARGNESCTQCHTGYGWRNDDFDQEAEENVDCLVCHDGTGTYKKSAAMSGHPYYEATQLGEFLQPAVDLKAVAKSVGAPKRENCLACHANGGGGNGVKHGDTDMSLVDPVHSLDVHMSPDKLNFSCQTCHKTSGHEIAGRYNGKKAFIDHKKDMGRIERDGKNVACESCHGEKPHEVREIDNHTAKVACTSCHIPEMARGPYLTKLSWDWSTATKMKDGKPYTEEKVFDGVEAHSYMSKKGTFTWGRNVTPEYRWYKGELIQKTLQTVIDPSSAPIDINPPTGNYNDPDARIWPFKVHRGKQPYDTEFNRILPIKLYGKKGTGALWTEYDWEKALTAGAQLNEVEFSGHFDFIETNGFWPIKHMVAPAEEAVDCHSCHSRDSRLAGLNDFYLIGRDSNFWVELFALFAVIGGLLGVIGHGALRYLAAIRRKKMSVKQEQGEGYE; this is encoded by the coding sequence AGGTTGGATTAATACGGTGTTGGCCACGGATTCTGATGCTTCTGCGGTAGATCTAAATCGCACAAGGATGACCGCAGACCACAGTAAATTTGAATCCCTTGATCAGGATTTTGATTATGCGCCTGATGTTACTGAAGCTTGTTTGGAATGCCACACCGAGGCTGCCAAGCAGGTGCATAAAACCTTCCATTGGAAATGGGCTGCTAAAGTCGATGAGCAAATGGTTGGTAAGGGCAAAAATGGTTTTAATAACTATTGTGTTTCTGCACGTGGTAATGAGAGTTGTACACAATGTCATACGGGCTATGGTTGGCGTAATGATGATTTTGATCAGGAAGCGGAAGAGAATGTTGATTGCCTAGTTTGTCATGATGGTACAGGAACATATAAAAAATCGGCGGCGATGTCGGGACATCCTTACTATGAAGCGACGCAGCTCGGTGAATTTCTTCAACCCGCGGTCGACCTTAAAGCCGTAGCAAAAAGTGTCGGAGCACCTAAACGGGAAAACTGCCTTGCATGTCATGCTAATGGTGGTGGCGGTAATGGTGTAAAACACGGCGACACCGACATGTCATTAGTTGATCCTGTCCACTCCCTTGATGTGCACATGAGCCCTGATAAGCTAAATTTCAGTTGTCAAACTTGCCATAAAACCAGTGGCCATGAAATTGCGGGGCGTTATAACGGTAAAAAAGCTTTTATCGACCATAAAAAAGATATGGGGCGTATCGAACGTGACGGCAAAAATGTCGCCTGTGAATCCTGCCATGGTGAAAAACCACATGAAGTCCGTGAGATTGATAATCATACCGCTAAGGTTGCTTGTACCTCTTGTCATATCCCTGAAATGGCGCGCGGTCCTTATCTCACTAAGTTGAGTTGGGATTGGTCTACGGCAACGAAGATGAAAGATGGTAAACCCTATACGGAAGAGAAGGTATTTGATGGGGTGGAAGCACATAGTTATATGAGTAAAAAGGGTACATTCACTTGGGGACGTAATGTGACGCCTGAATACCGTTGGTATAAAGGTGAATTAATCCAGAAAACCCTACAAACGGTGATTGATCCTAGCAGTGCACCAATTGATATTAATCCACCGACGGGGAATTACAACGATCCCGATGCACGTATTTGGCCCTTTAAAGTACACCGTGGTAAGCAACCCTATGACACCGAGTTTAATCGCATTTTGCCGATCAAATTATATGGTAAGAAGGGCACTGGGGCACTATGGACTGAGTATGACTGGGAGAAAGCATTAACCGCAGGTGCTCAATTAAACGAAGTTGAATTTAGTGGGCACTTTGATTTTATTGAAACCAATGGATTCTGGCCTATTAAACATATGGTTGCACCTGCAGAAGAGGCGGTTGATTGCCATTCCTGTCATTCTCGTGATAGTCGTTTAGCGGGATTAAATGATTTTTACTTAATTGGTCGAGATAGTAATTTCTGGGTGGAGTTATTTGCTTTGTTCGCTGTTATTGGCGGCCTACTGGGGGTAATTGGACATGGCGCTTTACGTTATCTAGCGGCTATTAGAAGAAAAAAAATGTCAGTGAAGCAAGAGCAAGGAGAAGGTTATGAGTAA